The DNA sequence ACAagagattctgctccatgtttcACATTACATCTTTTCTGCAAATTTGTtggctgcacattcatgctgctaATCTTCTGTTCTACTGCGAAAACTGGACAGTTTGTTAATAATTATTGTTCTTCCCCCTCTGCCATGTAGGAATGGGTTTTCATAGTAGCATAAAAATGATGACCAGACCATGGATTTTTTAGGATGTAACAATATTGATACTTATCAATAATTATcaataatatgaatattttgttATCTATAAAACAGTGATGAAGATCCATTGAGTTTGAAAGATCATTCTTAACAGTGGTAATAGTAATGTGACAAAACAATCTTATAGCATCGacccaaaatgaaaacatcgaTCAGTCATCACACTTACTGTAACGTCCCTTGCCAAGCAAGCGCAGAGACGTCAGCTGGTTTCGTCACAacttttattaattaatcaataacacaggctgctgtgggcTCCTGTGTAGCcagcactgacaaaaataacaaaaacccCAAACTACCTAAATCGACTCACTTTCAGCCCCTTTTGACAGATGacacatgacagacaggcttcCCATGTCTAAGCTGGAAACATGTTCATTAACCCTCAAATAACAGTACTTCAATTTAACAATCTGAACAGCGTTTCTTCACTAACCCAACACTAAGATAACATATAACAGCACAGTCCCTTACGATATAATAATTTGAAAGAcacacctttattttgaaaatccccTGGCACGTCTTTCTCCACCTGAGCGTGCACACCTCCAAACAAAATGTGAGTGGTAATCTGATGAGGAAAAATGTAGCCTATATTTGAAGATGTGTGTAACTGTGATCCAGGAAGACTGTACTACTGTATTACTAAGTTCTAAAAATATGTAGTTTTAGGCTCTAGATAGGAGTAAGGTTTACACAATGTTCTGCTTTGATGTATGCAAATAggaatttaatgttctttcattTGTCCCTTACatagaatgtgaaaaatgtaaagctcAATATATCAGACTGTGGCACTTTATAGTGAAAAGGTCTATTTATGTTAAAagagaagattgtttttcatttaaatgtctggttggGTTTAGGAATAAAGATGTCCAGTGAAATTTTAGTTcctttttgtgatttgatatgaatggaagtgattgtgttaaTATTGTCTTGTATTGATCGCTGGCTCCTGAATCGAATGGAATTGAAATTGCATAGCAGACAAATGTAATTGTTGTCCATTATATTGATATAATATTGTATCATGATAAAAATTGTGATTTTCACTTCTAGTCCTCTTTCTACCACATATTATACAAGGTGACAGCAATAAGTTATTATTGTGTTAATCATTGTATCTTCCATTCAGATAGTTACAATGGGAACAGTAAAATGGTGTTGTTCATGTTACAAAGTAATGTACCAGGGATGTATGCGATTGGCATTGCGGCACCTTACTGTATGCCATCACATTTCATTGTGGCTAAAGTTGTGCCAGGTAAAATGTTTCTGCCAAATAACCCTGCATTTTACACCACAGATGTCTGTGTTTGGAACCCTGGTTTGCAGCAAGCTGCAGATCAGCCTGATAAAACTGgtcaactgtgtgtgttgtaggatAATGGCGAGGACTCCCATCGAATATCTCCCAGTCCTGTGGTCCATGTCAGGGGTCTGTGTGAGGCTGTGGTGGAAGCAGACCTGATAGATGCCCTGGAGAAGTTTGGACCCATATGGTGAGACAGCAGCCAccgtgtctctgtgtgtgtgtgtgtgtgtgtgtgtgtgtgtctgtgtgtgtgtgtgtgtgtgtgtgtgtgcacagtgtatCCCCTACAATGGCGGGGGATACCTCAGATTATATTAGCTGTATTAGCTGCTAATTAACATTGATTCCATCAGTTATTTGATGTGATGTCCCTGCAAGCCAGTGTCTGTACTCAGCTAAAGATTTTCtgtgaggaaaaagaaacatcactTAGTGTAATCAGGGATGATGAGAAATAATCAGCTGATCATATCATTAGTTTGAGGAGCTGGAAGTCCTGTTTAACTTCTAACATATAATATTAGTAAGAATGACTAAACCCAAgtcattattttcatgttatttcttGATGTAGCAAGAGCAAAAATGCAGGAGTCCAGGTGAGTAGCTGATATAGGAGGGAACGTTAAGGGGACTATTTCTGTAGGATGCTCCCTCCCAGTCTCTACACTATGTTGCCATAATATTTGCACAACATTTAAAGGACCTTTTGCATTACCTTTAGAGGACCTAAAATAACCAAAATGGAAATTCCCTCTAAAGTAGTGTAGAAAGTGGATCTACAGGGAACGTCCTTTAAGTAATGAACCCCTAAAAGTCCTGAGACCCCTGAACGTCCTGTGTGTTCCCTGAAAGTCCACCAAATAACATCCCCCTACCTATAAAGAACTCTACGTAGTTACAAGGCAATGTGCTTTACATCAGCAGGGATGCTCTTGGAATGTTCTGGAAATGTGCAATTTCTAGTGGGAAGGGTCCACTGAACATTCCCAGAGAGTCCACCAAATAACATTCCCATAAAGAGCTCCATATCTGGACTGTCTGGGAACATTACAAGGCAATATCCTTTACACCAGTGGGGACGTTCTCAGAACTGTTTTTTTCAATCCTATTATActatacttatttatttattattatttgaacaTGAGTAAACATTTGTGGGGCACACAGTGATCTGGTGTAATAAACCACACTCAGCTTCAGTGGCTTTAGTGTAAAGATAGTTACAGATCCTGAATAATTGAAGGAAACATTTTGTGATAGTGCAGTTTCCACTCTAAATGATTCCTTCTCCATTATTAACACTCCCTGCATGATGCAGTATTCATTAACCTCTCATTTACTTGAATGAAGCTGCAGGGAAAAGTATGGtgtaaaagacacacacatacacacacaccttggctAGCACAGGAGGCGATGTGTTTCTAGTGAAAGGCCATTTTGTGGAAAAGAGCTCAATTATCAGCATGTGTATGTCCTATcttaatgtttatgtttgtgttttcagttatgTGATGATGATGCCATTCAAACGTCAGGCTCTAGTGGAGTTCTCAGCTGTGGAGAGTGCTGACCGCTGTGTGTCCTGTGGAGCGAAGGAGCCAGTATACATTGCAGGTTTGATTCTCAGGCTTTTCATTGTGAAAACTTACAGATGAGACTGATTAGTTAGACATGCTTATCTGTAGAAGACTGTATGTGTTCATATGTGTTTCATCCATCTGTTCATTAGGCCAACAGGCATACTTTAACTACTCCACATCCAAGAGAATCACCCGGCCTACCAATGCTGACAACCCCAACAGTGGCAACAAGGTCCTGTTGCTGTCCATACAGAACCCCCTCTACCCTATAACCACggtaaacacacatgcatacacacacgtacatttacatctactgtatgtagatgtatttatgtattgttatattgttaGTGAATACAGCTGATTATCAGCACAATATTAACATTAACTCTACAGAGGAAGTTAAGTTGCActacataataataatagtgtaacttttacaataaaaaacagaaggGAAATATATTCAATGTAATGGGTTAATCTGCAGCTAGTTTCAAGTCCCCACCAGTAAATTCTTAATAGGGATAGACTGATTATCAGCCGGGCCGATTATTGGTGCTGATATTCGGCTTTTTTTATGCATATCGGCACcggctgtgtttttttaatccgacagccaataagagatcaatttaaaactcggtcattttggctctgatgcagctgagCCTCTCTGTTagcagtcactactctgtctccagcattgtcccacccacagcaccatctgattggttacacacaattggttcgattcccggctcctccagtctgcatgccgaagtatccttgggcaagatactgaaccccaaattgcctccgatgtgtgtgtttcacatcggtgtgaatgtgtgtgaatgtgtttagaaaagcacattaatatatagaatatgtgctgtgtgaatgtgtgtgaatggggtgaatgtgatctgtagtgtaaagcgctttgagtggtcgaaaagactagaaaagcgctatataagtacagtccatttacagtccatttacacagagccacggcaacagccagtcagcagtgagagctgtgcatgcacagtgctcacacacactgaacaactctgctgtttgcaccacaatctgctgctgctcaatggggactaattgatttgagactcacatttctgtgcaaacctttgttttattgactttataaaacttcaggaagctgtttatttatttctttaaaatttcagttaactttataagagatgctgctgaccctgggaactccctgcaccctttgtttttgtttgaacttaaaacaaagacaagtgaaagataaaataacatttcagttatattgaacttttggaaaactttatttactgtagaaaactttagggagctatttattaagttttcatttaactttataagacatgctgctgagcctgggagctccctgcactttttgttagaattttaaaacaaagatgtctattgtctaaaataaaaaaacctttaacatgttgcaaatctgcaaagctgtttaataaacatatgcttaaaggcatttaaacaaagttcagtgttggagtttgtatcattcaaaattttgacaccagtattttcacttttactacaaatgaatattggctccaaatatcggttatcggcctctttgactactaataattggtattggtatcggccctgaaaaaaacatatcagtctATCACTAAATTTTAATGGCTGACTGGAATATATAAGAATACACTGAAAAGTCTTAAAACTTGGTCATTTGTTGTAACTGGACTGAAAtgtgctttgaccttttcaggTAACTCCTGATTCAATGTATAAACATTTCATTGTCAGTATAGAGTATGTAATATTTAATTCATCTGCCAGTCtgtcacattctctctctcaaacaaaCTACAGAACatagtgtgtttatatattgtaaGGCGTTGGGCCACCATGTGCCACCATAACAGCTTCAGTTTCTGCAATacgatctgtacagggtgtatcctgcctctcacccaatgtcagctgggataggctccatcCCCCCACGATCCTTTACGGATtagcggtatagataatggatgaatagaTGGAAGTTTCTGGAATTCTACTGGAGGGATAGAACACCATTTTTACAAAAGATACTACTCCATGTGGTGTTTTGtctgatgatggtggtggagagcactgtcTAAGATGTTGGCCCAGAATTTCTCCTAGGTGTTCAACTGGGTTGAGGTCTGATCGAAGGCCATAGCATATTATTCACAGAATTTTCGTATTCATCAAACACAGTGACCCCCCTTGCCCTATGGATGGGGGtattgtcatcctgtttcttCACTAATTTTTCAGGTTTCTCTTAAAAGCAGTAACCATCTGTCCTAAGTCCTGTAATGTAAATTATATAATCAATGTGGTCTGaatgtatatttacattcaaCATAATAGTTTTTGTGAAGTAGACACAGCTGATCAAATTTCACACTATTCACAACAAAAATCTCCGCTCACTAGGGCTGGGTGATATAGCCTTAAAATAATATCATGATATTTCAGGGTAATTTGTGGCAACAATATTCAAGAtgatatgacaaaaaaatactttttgaCCGCACATGACCCGCTACAACAGAAAAACTCTGGTCCTCACACGACTTCTGGGTTTCGTGattcttgtgtctgtgttttgcttCCTTTGGTGAAACTAATTGGTTGTGTTGCCACCTATAGCTGTGACCATTTTCTTGCAAACCTTGCAGAAGACTGTAGCTTGCTGGAGGTCTGACTTCTTAAAGCCAAAACCACTTCCACAGGGTTTTCCACAAGTGATATAATGTCCAACTGGGTGGCAGAAGTAGTTGGCTTGATTGCATCATTAAACAACTCCTATATCTCATTGCATTTCATTTGTAGGATAAGATTCCTTCAGTGCTCATAGTTTAGCTGgagctgaattctcctcagaggtctcccCCTCTCCAAGATAAACAGACTTGataattaaaactggaaaaaaacaaataaaatagtttcaagtttaaaatgtaaaagtttttCCAGCCATTTTTGTCAGACACAGGACATCAATAAGGGGCTGcaggctgtttgctcagcttgttttttaggttaggattccttcatTGTCAATTGCTTATCGCTTATTGAAGTAGTGCTACTTTGTCAGTCTATTATGAAGTTTTGAGTTTTGATCATCATCTTGTCTGGAGGTAAAGTTTTTGTTGATTGAAATTTTCAAGCTTTTTATATGAGTGTTCAAATGTCTGAGTCACTTTTTgaaacaaaagttaaaaaaaaaaaaggatttatcTATTGATTTTCAAACAAACATGgggtttcatttctttcttatttctgcACAATGTTTATGGAATTCATGCAATGCACAGTGGCATGTTAAGATATactgcagcattaaaaaaactttcagatTGTGTTGAATcctgaatttctttcttttttgcattttggtcCAGGATGTTCTGTACACTGTGTGTAACCCCATCGGCAGTGTGCTAAGGATTGTCATCTTTAAACGAAATGGGATCCAGGCCATGGTAGAGTATCCTTACTTAATGTGGGAACATGTATCTTAACCTtctgtgtggagctgtgtgCTGCTGGAATTTGTAGTGTTCTTTCCTTAATGCCACAACCTCAGGTTTGAGTCAGTTCAATGTGCTCAGAAGGCCAAAGCTGCGCTGAATGGAGCTGACATTTACGCTGGATGCTGTACACTCAAGATTGAATATGCAAGGGTAAGAGATACAAAACACCTCAGCAGTCACAGACACAGGCCTGGTGTCAGTCTATAATAAGTCtataaaaaacaatattttctacAGGAAGTCACATAAATAAATTGTAGGTTCTTGCGAAAGCCTGTGAGCAGTGCATTACAGTAATCATGTCCCACAAGAGATCACTGTCAAAGATTACCCCCTAGATTATTAGCCACAAGTATAATGTTGACAAAACaatgatggtgacaaaaatgtcaccaGTTTCTGAAATGGTAGAGACATAAGCAGCACACGTACAAAGCCTTATTGTCAGACCAACATGCTTGAAGCaaactaaatgaataaaaataaattattattattaaaaacacataaaagacaACCAatcatatacatacacatactgttCATACTGCTTCAAGTCAGTTGCATTCTCAGTGTGGCAGAGAAGTGAGGAGTGTGTGCAGTAATGAGAGGAGTCTACCTGGAGGCTCCACTGTGGAGTCAGCCCTGCTCTCAGGACATGAAATCTAATTCTGTAACTGTAGCATGTATATTGTAAGACTGTCACTTCAAAATCAACattgaatgaattaaaataacCCACAGTTGTTCAAACTAATTAGAACTGAGTGTGCTGAATAATATGCAGTAAAATGAGGCCGTACACTTGGCACTGCTCTCCTCGTCTGTGCTGCCTCTGCTGTCTCAGTGGGATGGTAAGCTAGCAGGTGAGTCTGCAGATTCATTGTTGTTGAagcagtttcctttgataaagTCGACAATTAGCCTTATCTTTATTTGTGACTTTGCCATCCAAAACACTTCCACGTGCTGCTTCTCAGAAGTTTTAGTGTCATGATTATCAGGTCGGCTCTGCTCGCCATTTTCGTAACAAAATAACACTGTATTATCATTAGCTTAGGCAGTAGGGCATGTAATAGGTCAAGCTGATAGAGTCTGTTGGatcacaaacaaactacttCAAATGGCCCTGATGTGCTTATAGAGACTGCAGCCTAAATTTCAAACAGgttcaaatgttcaaataaaaagtgacagcccaAGTATTCTGATTTTGCATATTCTGTCTACATAGTCTACGTAACACATAACATGGGCATGTATGCCGGTGTAGTGACATATATTGATTCAGTAATTAACTTATTAAGTAGTTCATTGGAGCACTctattgttttattctgtcaaaATAAGAGATAAACTCCATCCATATTCCTGAATGACATCAATTCATTAAGGGCTTATTAGAATACTTTAGATTTATCTACAGTAATTTAATATACAGGAGTGAAACCTGCCTACAACCTTGAAGATGATCTAGTATGGTCTTTTCAAGGTGAGACAGAGGAGGTCTAAAGGGGACTGTTTATATGCTGTTATGATATAACAAATAATTTAtagatattgtgtttttaagtgATATTGTGTAAAACATAAAATTGCCCAAGAGTAATTGCCTCTCATGTTCATCCAGGCCCTCACATGTTTCCTCAGCCCACAGCTTTCCAAACAGCTGTGCAGTCTCTGCCAGTTCCTCTTACCCCCATCTTCAGAGCATTAGGCAACTTCACCTTTGCTGAAAACACATGCTGGTTGTTTTAACCCATTCTGGTGCTATTTTGTAGCCACATACAACTCAGGGCTCCACCCTGTCCtatggaaaagagagagagaaaaggttgTCTTCCCATAATTGTTGCACCAACAGCATTACAAATGTCGTGTCAAAGTCATAGTAAACTTAAGTACAAATAAGATTAATTCATACAACCAGCAAAGTCTTTGCATgctgaaaacatcagaaaaacattcagtattcattttcaaatacaCAGACTAAACATCTATTTTATCTTCTTTTGGATGACCAATAACCAACCTGACTATCACAGCCAGCAAATGCAGACCCATGCCCTTGCTTAATTCTacaaaaaagcagacaaaaagcAAATCCTTTAAAACTTTTTACAGATTAATAGCAGTAGCTGTTTTGATGTCGAGTACATGCACGAACCATGCATTCAGGACTTTATTCCCTGTTTTGAATAATGCAAAATATAGACAGACACAGTGTAGCGAAAACAACCCAGACCACCTTAAGTCATGTCCTTTGGGGGACGTAAACAATGTGTTACGTTACAGAAAATGCTTAATCTATAGACATACTACATTTAAGGATTAATAGTTTTCATGTTACAATGTTAACCAATGTTtactaattaattaaatataaatcaaCGACAAACTCGATTCCACAAGAAGCATCtacaaaattttattttgtcttttctgcatTGCAGATTGCAatgcgggggggggggtactGGGGGATGTTCAGTAATCATCAGTAATCCCCTccttacaaagaaaaaaattgggCTGACAAAGGAGGCATAATTTTCATTATAGATGAGTTCAATTATAACAAAGTTCGCAGGCAacttgaaaatatgtttatataaataAGCTGAAATGTGACCCAACTAAGGAATATCTTATCTCATGTATTTACTCTTAAGAGAAAGTATTCTTTTTGAATGACATACCATTTGAGATTGATGATGTGTTCTTACTTTGGAAAGGGTTCTGTGTAGCTGAACACTGGACAGTTTGTTGATAATACAACAAACCTGCAGGAAAGCTGCTAGCATTCTGCCAGGACTAGCCTCCCTGCCATTAGCAATTGCTCGCAGTGTCACCACTGtcaccagaggcctgtactatgaagcaagttcaacatacTCAGGGATATCTTTTCATTATTTGGCTTCACTAAAGCTAAGAGTCTCACAGTCTCACTAAGCAGTCATACGACAGTGGTTATCAACTCAGTAAGTCCACCCAAGATTTCCCAAATGCATACATGTGAAAGAGGCAGAGTTGTTTATTGCAAGCAACATCGTCAGAACCATGAATAATGTTCTTAatatgggttagggttagaaacACTGATACCTGCTGGTAAATTCGGTTGTAGCAGCATCCAAAAGTCATATTCAGCAagtgaaatgtaaacaatatgaTCATATGACTAGAGCAGAAACAATCACTAACAATTAATAAAGTCAGACTGAGAACATACTGAAAATAAGTACAGGAATTGTTATTAAGTTTCTCACTGAGTGagtatttttgttcttttgtctcATGATGAACAAATGTTATGAGTATGTGACGCagatttttcatgattttttaaagtgaaagttGTGACTCTAAATACTAAAGAGAAGTAGTTAATGTCTGATGaggtctgtctgactgaaatgttcatttctAATGATGAGAAATATTTAATAGTGTGTGGATCATTTTTCTAATAAAAGACATCAGagggtttagtttttatttcctaGAGTTAAATTATAAGTTACCCTCTAACCACAAATCAGCTTCAGATTGTGTATGTTGATATTTTGGGGCATTTGGGGTCGTCTGTTCACATTTTATTGTAGAGAGATTTATAGGACTTGGAGCTTAACGATTTATCAACCTGCCCCCTTTCACACATGAGACAGGATACACAGTGAGTTGGCTACATATGGATTAAGtagataatataaataaaacatttttcttctttttttccccccctttgGTCTCTTGGATGGGGGGGATTCAGGCAAATAAAGGTGGAGAAACACTTGTACATATAGTTTAAGTAGTTTAAGGCTTCCTCTTATAAAGCttgagtgtgttgtgttcatgGTGGTCTATAGTGTCACCCATTATTGGACACACCCCCGCATCGGTTTGAGACCATCAGCtgtgttgtgcagaggtagAGTTGGTGCACAGTTCTCTACAGTGAATAGCTCTATTTGACTACTGTTCTACTCCTTATTATGGCAAGAACCACTCAACTAAGTTAAGATAACATCATTACTTtaagacatgaaggtcagtcaaTCCCAAGAACTTTGAATGTATCCTCAAGTTCAGTTGCGAAAACTATCAAATGCTGTGAGGAAACTGGCTGACCAAAGAAAGGAAGACCGAGAG is a window from the Lates calcarifer isolate ASB-BC8 unplaced genomic scaffold, TLL_Latcal_v3 _unitig_253_quiver_1910, whole genome shotgun sequence genome containing:
- the LOC108892941 gene encoding heterogeneous nuclear ribonucleoprotein L-like is translated as MSTEEGIGQREEGEYGRAAKRLKTEEREEGEELEEGEDSDSGSLPGNGESVADNRARWSSSQYGAGRRDNGEDSHRISPSPVVHVRGLCEAVVEADLIDALEKFGPICYVMMMPFKRQALVEFSAVESADRCVSCGAKEPVYIAGQQAYFNYSTSKRITRPTNADNPNSGNKVLLLSIQNPLYPITTDVLYTVCNPIGSVLRIVIFKRNGIQAMVEFESVQCAQKAKAALNGADIYAGCCTLKIEYARVRDTKHLSSHRHRPGVSL